In Musa acuminata AAA Group cultivar baxijiao chromosome BXJ2-10, Cavendish_Baxijiao_AAA, whole genome shotgun sequence, a genomic segment contains:
- the LOC135624192 gene encoding uncharacterized protein LOC135624192 has translation MEVRGVASTGNHLGSVLNKPSSHGFYTRMALFFGSCWFFVTDSLIWLFSFVAMHLFRIRKDNNAQGVDLKVSSMHDSTRVEPFPQVGDSYIREEKESPSLSFKFQYQFSDHHKLGEEQLLRPVANEASLKTSIRKYHFLSEKDYAGLMEEPEAKTCCVRASYVQLGLFSLYDDENISGEHTIDKLDGIREEKFSNVAQLEEENTKSSSETNLPSEFERTDQAKFVSEEFSGFDSDTESLSASDGYSVKDLIVDSDSDDLLSEYDHGAETTRASIDGAVYKIKHSEGIRRLEEAQPQLTRDYDSESVSVIGKYSFTGNQRRHANISLDENSLENESGSPQPEQNGLTNRGEAGSNQVRRLDESKLPTSNALQMELMEYNEDELRGTKKQRNLIKGSDDISRHENEGENNADSKDGVEAITNEKLELSKGYDVSLDGFLGQEDDGKLIAELDELTQEEEFERKDNVRKKSKEDKKTEMKDLDDEDCDELESLWEHQDLIEQLKMELRRVRAIGLPTIPEASETPRAINDLKLRKMDEKFLHEDPMDELHKFYKCYRERMRKFDILNYQKMYAIGLLQLKDPLLSMGSQKSLLPKITSILSQSFWACSRQSGISPSEKFIKELQHDLEVVYVGQTCLSWEFLRWQYEKARQLPECDPYRSHQYNRVAVEFQQFQVMMQRFIEDEAFQGLRLPNYVKHRCAVENLLLVPVIREDSSKEKMEDQGNGNYIVTSEILEDIMEESIRIFWEFVKADKDETPGILKGLMGTHVELQDAADSELMTDIHSNLHKKEKKLKDILRTGNCLVKKFKKPKEDRSNQDIFFSQVDLKLVARVLRMSTISTDQLVWCHAKLSSITFTERKVQRESSFLLFPCW, from the exons ATGGAAGTCCGAGGAGTTGCTTCTACCGGTAACCATCTCGGTTCTGTTCTTAACAAGCCATCGAGTCATGGTTTTTACACAAGGATGGCTCTCTTTTTTGGCTCCTGCTGGTTCTTCGTCACCGATTCTTTGATTTGGTTGTTCAGTTTCGTTGCCATGCATCTCTTCAG AATTAGGAAAGACAATAACGCTCAGGGAGTTGACCTCAAAGTTTCCTCGATGCATGATTCGACGAGAGTGGAGCCATTTCCCCAAGTCGGTGACTCATATATTAGAGAGGAGAAAGAATCTCCAAGTTTGAGTTTTAAGTTCCAGTATCAGTTCTCCGATCATCATAAACTCGGTGAGGAACAACTGCTGCGACCGGTTGCGAATGAGGCATCTCTGAAGACTAGCATTCGCAAATATCACTTCTTGTCTGAGAAAGATTATGCCGGTCTCATGGAAGAACCAGAAGCCAAAACTTGCTGTGTCCGAGCGTCTTATGTTCAACTCGGCCTTTTCTCTTTGTATGATGACGAGAATATTAGTGGCGAGCACACTATTGATAAGCTGGATGGGATCAGAGAAGAGAAATTTTCTAATGTTGCGCAGTTGGAGGAGGAGAACACCAAAAGTAGTTCTGAAACTAATTTACCAAGTGAATTTGAAAGAACCGATCAAGCAAAGTTTGTGTCGGAGGAGTTTTCTGGCTTTGATTCCGACACCGAATCCCTAAGTGCAAGTGATGGTTATTCCGTGAAGGACCTCATCGTTGATTCAGATAGTGATGACTTGTTGTCCGAGTATGATCATGGAGCAGAAACCACACGAGCTTCCATTGATGGCGCTGTATACAAAATAAAGCACTCGGAAGGTATCAGAAGACTGGAAGAAGCACAACCACAACTCACTCGTGATTATGATTCAGAATCTGTTTCTGTAATCGGTAAATATTCTTTCACTGGTAATCAGAGAAGACATGCAAACATCAGCCTAGATGAAAATTCTCTAGAAAATGAATCAGGCAGCCCCCAACCTGAGCAAAATGGGTTGACGAATCGTGGGGAAGCTGGATCAAATCAAGTTCGGAGGCTTGACGAATCAAAACTGCCGACTTCAAATGCCTTGCAAATGGAACTTATGGAATATAACGAGGATGAGCTTCGCGGAACTAAAAAGCAGAGAAATCTCATAAAAGGTTCTGACGACATCAGCAGACATGAGAATGAGGGTGAAAATAATGCAGATAGCAAAGATGGCGTTGAAGCTATCACAAACGAAAAGTTGGAGCTTTCAAAAGGATACGATGTTTCCCTTGACGGGTTTCTCGGACAAGAGGATGATGGTAAGCTCATAGCAGAATTGGATGAACTGACACAGGAAGAAGAGTTTGAAAGGAAAGATAATGTACGAAAGAAAAGCAAGGAGGACAAAAAGACAGAGATGAAAGATTTGGACGATGAGGATTGCGATGAGTTGGAGTCCCTCTGGGAACATCAAGATCTAATAGAACAGCTCAAAATGGAACTGAGAAGAGTGAGGGCCATCGGTCTGCCGACCATCCCAGAGGCATCAGAAACGCCCAGAGCGATCAATGATCTGAAACTACGGAAGATGGATGAGAAGTTTCTGCATGAGGACCCCATGGATGAGCTACACAAGTTCTACAAGTGTTATAGAGAGAGGATGAGGAAGTTTGACATCTTAAACTATCAAAAAATGTATGCCATAG GTTTACTCCAGCTGAAGGACCCCCTTCTGTCAATGGGATCACAAAAGTCCCTACTTCCCAAGATCACATCCATTCTTTCTCAAAGTTTCTGGGCCTGTAGTCGTCAATCTGGTATCAGTCCATCGGAGAAGTTCATCAAGGAGCTACAACATGACTTGGAAGTGGTTTATGTTGGGCAAACATGCCTTTCATGGGAGTTTTTGCGTTGGCAATACGAGAAAGCGCGGCAGCTACCAGAATGTGATCCGTATCGGAGCCATCAGTACAACCGAGTGGCTGTAGAATTCCAACAGTTTCAGGTGATGATGCAAAGGTTTATAGAGGATGAGGCTTTTCAAGGGCTGAGATTACCCAATTATGTTAAACATAGATGTGCTGTTGAGAATCTTCTCCTAGTGCCAGTCATAAGAG AGGATAGCTCCAAGGAGAAGATGGAGGATCAAGGCAATGGTAATTATATTGTTACTAGTGAAATACTAGAAGACATCATGGAGGAGTCCATTAGGATCTTTTGGGAATTCGTCAAGGCAGACAAGGATGAAACTCCAGGGATTCTGAAGGGTTTGATGGGAACTCATGTTGAACTGCAGGATGCAGCAGATTCTGAGCTCATGACAGACATCCACTCCAATTTGCACAAG aaagaaaagaaactaaAAGACATTTTACGAACCGGTAATTGCCTTGTCAAGAAGTTCAAAAAGCCTAAAGAAGACAGATCTAATCAGGATATCTTCTTCTCTCAAGTAGACCTCAAGCTGGTAGCAAGAGTACTCAGAATGTCAACAATTTCAACTGATCAGCTCGTGTGGTGTCATGCAAAATTGAGCAGTATAACATTCACAGAGAGAAAAGTTCAGAGAGAGTCTTCTTTTTTGCTCTTCCCATGCTGGTAG
- the LOC103969578 gene encoding protease Do-like 8, chloroplastic isoform X2, whose translation MLVLACSRPLHSFRPPRCFGRRELFIDGVSSISSQRPTAPAPHLDLAASSRSSSDEQTFNLDDTMKTVFPFTSRRMLFAGSTVWFCLHTSKYFPALALEEPSITTEDVTPRVFLSGPLFPSEERTVEIFEKNTYSVVNIFDVTLRPRLNATGVVEVPEGNGSGVVWDKFGHIVTNYHVVGNALSKNPNPDQVVARVNILVAEGVQKTFEGRLIGANRAKDLAVLKVDASADLLKPINVGQSSVLRVGQQCLAIGNPFGFDHTLTVGVISGLNRDIVSKTGVTIGGGIQTDAAINPGNSGGPLLDSKGNMIGINTAIFTNTGASAGVGFAIPSSTVLRIVPQLIQFGKVVRAGLNMEIAPDLVANQLNVRNGALVLQIPENSVAAKAGLLPTTRGLAGNIVLGDVIVAVDNKPVRSKADLLKILDEYNVGNTVLLKIQRGSENLDLPVVLEETSI comes from the exons ATGCTCGTCTTGGCTTGCAGCCGACCACTCCATAGTTTTCGACCTCCGAGATGCTTCGGCCGGCGAGAGCTCTTCATCGATGGTGTCTCCTCTATCTCCTCCCAAAGACCCACCGCGCCTGCTCCTCATCTCGACCTCGCCGCCTCTTCTCGCTC GTCATCTGATGAACAGACTTTTAACCTGGATGACACTATGAAAACTGTTTTCCCATTTACTTCTCGGCGAATGCTGTTTGCTGGTTCAACAGTATGGTTTTGCTTGCACACTTCAAAGTACTTTCCAG CTCTTGCATTGGAAGAACCATCTATCACAACTGAAGATGTCACACCTCGTGTTTTCTTATCTGGGCCGCTCTTTCCTTCAGAa GAAAGAACTGTGGAAATTTTTGAGAAGAACACTTACTCTGTCGTCAACATCTTTGATGTAACATTACGCCCTCGGCTTAATGCAACCGGTGTTGTTGAG GTGCCTGAAGGAAATGGTTCTGGAGTTGTTTGGGATAAATTTGGACACATTGTGACAAATTATCACG TTGTTGGCAATGCTCTTTCAAAGAATCCAAACCCTGATCAAGTTGTTGCACGTGTGAACATCCTTGTTGCTGAAGG GGTACAAAAGACCTTTGAGGGTAGGCTGATTGGTGCAAATCGTGCTAAAGATCTTGCTGTCTTAAAG GTGGATGCCTCTGCGGATCTTTTGAAGCCAATTAATGTCGGTCAGTCTTCAGTCCTAAGAGTTGGCCAGCAGTGTTTAGCAATTGGAAATCCTTTTGGTTTTGATCATACTCTTACTGTTGGAGTTATTAGTGGACTGAATCGCGATATTGTTAGCAAAACTGGAGTGACAATTGGAGGTGGCATTCAGACAGATGCAGCCATCAATCCTGGAAATAG TGGTGGTCCTTTGCTGGACTCGAAAGGAAACATGATTGGAATTAACACAGCAATATTCACAAATACAG GGGCCTCAGCAGGTGTAGGATTCGCCATCCCGTCTTCAACTGTACTTAGGATTGTCCCTCAGCTAATCCAATTTGGAAAA GTTGTGCGTGCTGGTTTAAATATGGAGATAGCGCCAGATCTAGTTGCTAATCAACTTAATGTTCGGAATGGAGCTCTTGTGCTGCAG ATTCCTGAGAATAGTGTTGCAGCCAAAGCAGGTTTGCTACCTACCACAAGAGGTTTAGCTGGTAATATTGTTCTTGGGGATGTTATCGTTGCGGTAGATAATAAACCT GTTCGCAGCAAAGCTGATCTATTGAAGATTTTGGATGAGTATAATGTTGGAAACACTGTTCTGCTTAAGATTCAGAGGGGAAGTGAGAATTTAGACCTACCTGTAGTTTTAGAGGAGACGAGCATCTGA
- the LOC103969577 gene encoding zinc-finger homeodomain protein 9-like, translated as MDHTTKVAEPETEGKTLSFPNGTLRKHHQRQPATAVEEFLYRECLKNHAASLGGHALDGCGEFMHSPAADPADPSSLRCVACGCHRNFHRRLPDPLHHRHRLHDREGEDERNREGGDEEESEMDGRREPTRTHRSSNSPPPFYSAPRMLLALNGGPGPIPVRPIVTPIAAVAAATPMAADIAQPRKRFRTRFTPGQKERMQELSERLGWRMQKRDEGQVEECCRQIGVDKGVFKVWMHNNKHAFFGQARKGGAGGGCGGSGTGNGVDGGDVVGRVEETSHSANGVDDSGGGNGHAMNGSSSSS; from the coding sequence ATGGACCACACCACAAAGGTCGCGGAGCCGGAGACTGAAGGCAAAACCCTCTCCTTCCCCAACGGCACGCTGCGGAAGCACCACCAGCGGCAGCCAGCAACGGCGGTCGAGGAGTTCCTGTACCGGGAGTGCCTTAAAAACCACGCGGCCAGCCTCGGCGGTCACGCTCTCGACGGCTGCGGCGAGTTCATGCACTCGCCCGCAGCTGACCCTGCTGACCCCTCCTCCCTCCGCTGCGTCGCCTGCGGCTGCCACCGCAACTTCCACCGCCGGCTCCCGGATCCCCTCCACCACCGCCACCGGCTCCATGACCGGGAAGGGGAGGATGAGAGGAACAGAGAGGGGGGAGACGAGGAGGAGTCGGAGATGGATGGCAGGCGGGAACCCACTCGGACCCACCGGAGCTCGAACTCACCTCCGCCCTTCTACTCTGCTCCCCGCATGCTCCTCGCTCTCAACGGCGGCCCGGGCCCGATCCCGGTTAGGCCTATCGTCACCCCCATCGCGGCCGTGGCCGCGGCGACGCCGATGGCGGCGGATATAGCGCAGCCGAGAAAAAGGTTCCGGACTAGGTTCACCCCGGGTCAGAAGGAGCGGATGCAGGAGCTGTCGGAACGGCTGGGGTGGCGGATGCAGAAGAGGGACGAGGGGCAGGTGGAGGAATGCTGTCGGCAGATAGGCGTGGACAAGGGCGTGTTCAAGGTCTGGATGCACAACAACAAGCACGCCTTCTTCGGCCAAGCAAGGAAAGGCGGGGCCGGTGGCGGCTGCGGAGGCAGCGGGACTGGTAACGGCGTCGATGGCGGAGACGTCGTCGGTCGAGTCGAGGAGACCAGTCACAGCGCGAACGGCGTCGACGACAGCGGCGGTGGCAATGGCCATGCGATGAATGGTTCTTCCTCCTCGTCTTGA
- the LOC135625529 gene encoding pentatricopeptide repeat-containing protein At5g61800-like yields the protein MQLSHRHHHPLFHLLHRDQCTTLHQLKSIHARITVQGFASLHPSLALTKILYALTLLLIPPSLPPADSCTAYALALFRSIPSPSTFPHNLLIRAHTLLSSPIPALLLFAHMRRSSVAPDSHTFPFALKACARLRSPNLGRSLHSQALKFGFAADLYVRNSLISTYNSCLSLLEAQGLFDECPSARDVVTYNTLIDGYVKAGDFAFARKLFDDMPERDVVSWGTLLAGYSQMGQFEEAISFFDLMLATGTRPDEVALVSVLSCCAQLGKLDRGEAIHEYIKKNRAKLNVYLSTGLVDMYAKCGCISVAVEIFESTPRKNLFTWNAIIVGLAVHGNGQLSLEYFDRMRAVGVEPDGVTFLGVLVACSHAGLIEMARSLFDEMESIYGVERELKHYGCMADLLGRAGLVEETMEMIKGMPMKGDAYVWGGVLAGCRIQGNVEIAEIAAQHLLQLNPEDSGIYSIMSDVYATAKRWEDVARIRKLMGDKRVKKNVGCSSVEVGDGSLHGRLNYAPFR from the coding sequence ATGCAACTCTCCCACCGCCATCACCACCCGCTGTTCCATCTCCTCCACCGAGACCAGTGCACGACCCTCCACCAGCTCAAGTCCATCCATGCCCGGATCACCGTTCAGGGCTTCGCCTCCCTCCACCCCTCTCTCGCCCTTACCAAGATCCTCTACGCCCTCACCCTCCTCCTCATCCCCCCTTCCCTCCCTCCCGCCGACTCATGCACCGCCTACGCCCTCGCCCTCTTCCGCAGCATCCCCAGCCCCTCAACCTTCCCCCACAACCTCCTCATTAGGGCCCACACCCTCCTCTCCTCCCCTATCCCCGCCCTCCTCCTCTTCGCCCACATGCGCCGCTCCTCCGTGGCTCCCGACTCCCACACCTTCCCCTTCGCCCTCAAGGCCTGTGCCCGCCTCCGCTCCCCCAACCTCGGCCGCTCCCTCCACTCCCAAGCCCTCAAGTTCGGCTTCGCCGCCGACCTCTACGTCCGCAACTCTTTGATCAGCACCTACAATTCCTGCCTCTCCTTGCTGGAAGCCCAAGGCCTCTTCGATGAGTGCCCGTCGGCTCGCGACGTCGTCACCTATAACACCTTGATCGACGGTTACGTCAAGGCTGGCGATTTTGCCTTTGCACGCAAACTCTTCGACGATATGCCTGAAAGAGACGTAGTGTCGTGGGGTACGCTCTTGGCGGGTTACTCGCAGATGGGTCAGTTCGAGGAAGCCATCTCATTCTTTGATCTGATGCTTGCGACGGGAACGAGGCCTGATGAGGTTGCTTTGGTCTCGGTACTCTCTTGCTGTGCTCAGCTAGGGAAATTGGACCGAGGTGAAGCCATCCATGAGTACATCAAGAAGAACAGGGCTAAACTTAATGTCTATCTGTCGACGGGGCTGGTGGACATGTACGCAAAGTGCGGCTGCATTAGCGTTGCCGTGGAGATTTTCGAGTCAACACCACGGAAGAACTTGTTCACATGGAATGCTATTATCGTTGGTCTGGCCGTGCATGGGAACGGTCAACTGTCACTGGAGTACTTCGATAGGATGCGAGCTGTGGGTGTTGAGCCAGATGGGGTGACCTTCTTAGGAGTCTTGGTGGCCTGCAGCCATGCAGGACTTATTGAAATGGCTCGGAGTCTCTTTGATGAGATGGAGAGCATATATGGTGTCGAACGTGAGCTCAAGCACTACGGGTGTATGGCAGATTTGCTTGGTCGGGCCGGGTTGGTCGAGGAAACGATGGAGATGATAAAAGGGATGCCGATGAAGGGCGATGCGTATGTGTGGGGAGGCGTGCTCGCTGGTTGCCGAATACAGGGCAATGTGGAGATCGCAGAAATTGCAGCTCAGCATCTTTTACAGCTTAACCCTGAGGACAGTGGGATCTACTCCATTATGTCTGATGTATATGCTACTGCTAAGAGGTGGGAGGATGTTGCGAGGATAAGGAAGTTGATGGGTGATAAGAGAGTGAAAAAGAATGTTGGTTGTAGTTCGGTCGAGGTGGGTGATGGATCGCTCCATGGCAGACTGAACTATGCACCTTTTAGGTGA
- the LOC103969578 gene encoding protease Do-like 8, chloroplastic isoform X1 yields MLVLACSRPLHSFRPPRCFGRRELFIDGVSSISSQRPTAPAPHLDLAASSRSSSDEQTFNLDDTMKTVFPFTSRRMLFAGSTVWFCLHTSKYFPAALALEEPSITTEDVTPRVFLSGPLFPSEERTVEIFEKNTYSVVNIFDVTLRPRLNATGVVEVPEGNGSGVVWDKFGHIVTNYHVVGNALSKNPNPDQVVARVNILVAEGVQKTFEGRLIGANRAKDLAVLKVDASADLLKPINVGQSSVLRVGQQCLAIGNPFGFDHTLTVGVISGLNRDIVSKTGVTIGGGIQTDAAINPGNSGGPLLDSKGNMIGINTAIFTNTGASAGVGFAIPSSTVLRIVPQLIQFGKVVRAGLNMEIAPDLVANQLNVRNGALVLQIPENSVAAKAGLLPTTRGLAGNIVLGDVIVAVDNKPVRSKADLLKILDEYNVGNTVLLKIQRGSENLDLPVVLEETSI; encoded by the exons ATGCTCGTCTTGGCTTGCAGCCGACCACTCCATAGTTTTCGACCTCCGAGATGCTTCGGCCGGCGAGAGCTCTTCATCGATGGTGTCTCCTCTATCTCCTCCCAAAGACCCACCGCGCCTGCTCCTCATCTCGACCTCGCCGCCTCTTCTCGCTC GTCATCTGATGAACAGACTTTTAACCTGGATGACACTATGAAAACTGTTTTCCCATTTACTTCTCGGCGAATGCTGTTTGCTGGTTCAACAGTATGGTTTTGCTTGCACACTTCAAAGTACTTTCCAG CAGCTCTTGCATTGGAAGAACCATCTATCACAACTGAAGATGTCACACCTCGTGTTTTCTTATCTGGGCCGCTCTTTCCTTCAGAa GAAAGAACTGTGGAAATTTTTGAGAAGAACACTTACTCTGTCGTCAACATCTTTGATGTAACATTACGCCCTCGGCTTAATGCAACCGGTGTTGTTGAG GTGCCTGAAGGAAATGGTTCTGGAGTTGTTTGGGATAAATTTGGACACATTGTGACAAATTATCACG TTGTTGGCAATGCTCTTTCAAAGAATCCAAACCCTGATCAAGTTGTTGCACGTGTGAACATCCTTGTTGCTGAAGG GGTACAAAAGACCTTTGAGGGTAGGCTGATTGGTGCAAATCGTGCTAAAGATCTTGCTGTCTTAAAG GTGGATGCCTCTGCGGATCTTTTGAAGCCAATTAATGTCGGTCAGTCTTCAGTCCTAAGAGTTGGCCAGCAGTGTTTAGCAATTGGAAATCCTTTTGGTTTTGATCATACTCTTACTGTTGGAGTTATTAGTGGACTGAATCGCGATATTGTTAGCAAAACTGGAGTGACAATTGGAGGTGGCATTCAGACAGATGCAGCCATCAATCCTGGAAATAG TGGTGGTCCTTTGCTGGACTCGAAAGGAAACATGATTGGAATTAACACAGCAATATTCACAAATACAG GGGCCTCAGCAGGTGTAGGATTCGCCATCCCGTCTTCAACTGTACTTAGGATTGTCCCTCAGCTAATCCAATTTGGAAAA GTTGTGCGTGCTGGTTTAAATATGGAGATAGCGCCAGATCTAGTTGCTAATCAACTTAATGTTCGGAATGGAGCTCTTGTGCTGCAG ATTCCTGAGAATAGTGTTGCAGCCAAAGCAGGTTTGCTACCTACCACAAGAGGTTTAGCTGGTAATATTGTTCTTGGGGATGTTATCGTTGCGGTAGATAATAAACCT GTTCGCAGCAAAGCTGATCTATTGAAGATTTTGGATGAGTATAATGTTGGAAACACTGTTCTGCTTAAGATTCAGAGGGGAAGTGAGAATTTAGACCTACCTGTAGTTTTAGAGGAGACGAGCATCTGA